The proteins below come from a single Mucilaginibacter mali genomic window:
- a CDS encoding FAD-dependent oxidoreductase, translated as MKKAIETAAITRDGQMVSPWQTSITSVTARQSGAQKVYDCLVVGAGITGLTAALTLQQAGKNVVIAEAQQAGFGTTGGTSAHINTFADTTYAEAESAFGEDGAQLFAQAIREGYDLIVAWQKDCDFEVKPGYLYAETDEEVKLLDEIYQGAAKAGVAVAYADKVPTPVPFKKALLWPGQAQFHPLKYLQNLQKNFLAGGGLILENTRIESAESKDGLHMANGIQARAVIYATHTPPNINLFNFECAPYRSYVLAVKLKNGKYPDALIYDSQEPYHYVRTHVIGGEELLLVGGLDHKTGHEDAEKAFAGLEKYVRAYYNVSSVKYRWSSQYYVPVDGLPYIGQMPLAAKGIYCATGYNGNGMMLGTVAGKILADLILGKANRYEKLFSPSRIKPIDSFSEFVKENADVAYHFIADRINVHETDSLKRLQPGTGKLVEVDGKKVAAYRDDTGEIHALSPVCTHAACIINWNGAEKTWDCPCHGARYDINGKVLTGPATRDLTIIDTHEN; from the coding sequence ATGAAAAAAGCAATCGAAACAGCCGCTATTACCCGTGACGGACAAATGGTATCCCCCTGGCAAACCAGCATAACCTCTGTTACTGCCCGGCAATCCGGGGCTCAAAAAGTGTATGACTGCCTCGTCGTAGGCGCCGGGATCACCGGGCTGACCGCAGCGCTGACTTTGCAGCAAGCGGGTAAAAACGTCGTCATAGCAGAGGCGCAGCAAGCCGGCTTTGGTACGACCGGGGGTACGAGCGCCCATATTAACACTTTCGCGGATACGACCTATGCCGAGGCCGAAAGCGCCTTTGGTGAAGACGGTGCGCAATTGTTCGCCCAGGCGATACGCGAAGGTTACGACCTGATCGTGGCCTGGCAAAAGGATTGCGACTTTGAAGTTAAGCCGGGCTATTTATATGCGGAAACCGACGAGGAGGTTAAACTGCTGGACGAGATCTACCAGGGAGCCGCGAAAGCGGGTGTGGCAGTAGCATATGCCGATAAAGTACCGACCCCGGTGCCCTTTAAAAAGGCCCTGCTTTGGCCGGGCCAGGCGCAGTTCCATCCGCTGAAATATCTGCAAAATTTACAGAAAAACTTTTTAGCTGGCGGCGGCCTTATCCTGGAAAATACACGGATCGAAAGCGCGGAAAGTAAAGACGGTCTGCATATGGCAAACGGCATTCAGGCGAGAGCCGTGATCTACGCTACCCATACACCGCCGAATATCAATCTGTTCAATTTTGAATGCGCGCCTTACCGAAGTTATGTGCTGGCGGTCAAGCTTAAAAACGGGAAATACCCTGATGCGCTGATCTATGATTCGCAAGAGCCTTACCATTATGTGCGTACGCACGTGATCGGCGGTGAAGAGCTTTTGCTCGTCGGCGGCCTCGATCATAAGACCGGGCATGAAGACGCGGAAAAGGCCTTTGCCGGACTGGAGAAATACGTTCGCGCCTATTATAACGTTTCGTCGGTCAAATACCGCTGGTCTTCGCAATATTACGTGCCGGTCGACGGCTTGCCCTATATCGGCCAAATGCCGCTGGCGGCCAAAGGGATTTATTGTGCTACCGGTTATAACGGTAACGGGATGATGCTCGGCACGGTCGCGGGTAAGATTCTTGCCGACTTGATCTTAGGGAAAGCAAACAGGTACGAAAAATTATTCAGCCCTTCACGGATCAAACCGATAGACAGCTTCAGCGAGTTTGTGAAAGAGAATGCGGATGTGGCTTATCACTTTATAGCCGACAGGATCAATGTTCATGAAACGGATTCACTCAAAAGATTACAGCCAGGTACCGGCAAGCTGGTCGAGGTGGATGGCAAAAAGGTCGCGGCCTACCGCGATGACACAGGAGAGATCCATGCGCTCAGCCCGGTGTGTACGCATGCGGCCTGTATCATTAACTGGAACGGTGCCGAAAAGACCTGGGATTGCCCCTGCCATGGTGCACGCTATGACATAAATGGTAAAGTGTTAACGGGGCCAGCAACACGTGATCTGACCATTATTGACACCCATGAAAACTAA
- a CDS encoding zinc-dependent alcohol dehydrogenase gives MKAAVFHKPGQITCDNVEDPKIELATDVILKVTSTAICGSDLHILSGAVPQKEPMIMGHEFMGVVEEVGKEVKNLKRGDRVVVPFPIACGHCFFCQHGASPACENSNYKTYGPDGDLMDQKGAALFGYTDLYGGYSGGQAQYVRVPYADISPRIVPDNLTDEQVLFLTDIFPTGWSAIDWAQLKGGEVVAIFGSGPVGLMAQKAAWLNGAGRVIAIDPLNYRLEKAKAVNQVDTLNPHEVDVVEAIRGMTNGRGADVCVDAVGFEPERNFFDKLKATVNLEKGSIKVLEMAFKAVRRMGTVSIMGVYGSPYDNFPLHRLFDKGITLKMGQAPVLNYVDHLIDLVKQDKVKLDDIITHRLPLTQVEHAYKIFDEKEEDCVKVVLDPHA, from the coding sequence ATGAAAGCAGCAGTATTTCACAAACCCGGCCAGATCACCTGCGATAACGTTGAAGATCCGAAGATCGAACTGGCCACCGATGTTATTTTAAAGGTCACTTCGACGGCCATTTGCGGTTCGGACCTGCACATTCTGAGCGGCGCGGTGCCGCAAAAAGAACCGATGATCATGGGCCATGAGTTCATGGGCGTGGTCGAAGAAGTGGGCAAAGAAGTAAAGAACCTGAAACGCGGCGACCGCGTGGTGGTACCCTTTCCCATCGCCTGCGGGCATTGTTTCTTCTGTCAGCATGGTGCTTCACCTGCCTGCGAAAATTCCAATTACAAAACCTATGGCCCGGACGGCGACCTGATGGACCAGAAAGGCGCAGCGCTGTTCGGCTATACCGATCTCTACGGCGGCTATTCCGGGGGGCAGGCGCAATATGTGCGGGTTCCCTACGCGGACATCAGCCCGCGTATTGTGCCGGACAATTTAACGGATGAGCAGGTACTGTTCCTTACCGATATCTTTCCCACAGGCTGGTCGGCCATCGACTGGGCGCAGCTAAAAGGTGGTGAAGTGGTGGCTATTTTTGGTTCGGGTCCGGTTGGCCTGATGGCGCAGAAAGCCGCCTGGCTGAACGGCGCTGGACGTGTGATCGCGATCGATCCGCTCAACTACCGCTTGGAAAAAGCCAAAGCGGTGAATCAGGTGGATACGCTGAACCCGCATGAAGTGGATGTGGTGGAGGCGATTCGCGGCATGACCAATGGCCGCGGCGCTGATGTCTGCGTCGATGCCGTAGGCTTTGAGCCGGAACGCAATTTCTTCGATAAGCTGAAGGCCACGGTCAATTTGGAGAAAGGGAGCATCAAGGTGCTGGAAATGGCTTTTAAAGCGGTACGCCGTATGGGCACGGTATCTATCATGGGCGTTTACGGCTCACCTTATGATAATTTTCCGCTTCATCGCCTTTTTGATAAGGGTATCACCCTGAAAATGGGCCAGGCGCCGGTACTGAACTATGTCGATCACCTGATCGATCTGGTGAAGCAGGACAAAGTGAAACTGGATGATATCATCACTCACCGACTACCGTTGACGCAGGTGGAACATGCTTACAAAATATTTGACGAAAAGGAAGAAGACTGCGTCAAGGTGGTCCTTGATCCGCATGCATAA
- a CDS encoding isocitrate lyase/PEP mutase family protein: MKHTLTKRKSWKAMLKAAAGPVKLPVAHDALTARLIELAGFDAYQIGGYALSGATHAIPDIDLEKFGEKKFSAEWIMQASPLPVLVDIDDGYGDVKNVTRTVQEYIRLGASAMFMEDQQPPKKCGHMDDKKVVDEQVMLQKIRAAVSARDGHDFFILARTDAIDPEGIDNAIVRAKAYLDAGADGVYLEGPKTLEDLEKIGKALNDVPLATSILENGGKTPWCSPKDLGDMGYSMILYPTTVIFQVTKTIGKALHHLKEGKPMGPSQGVDMHQFMEIVDLPYWQDIEEKFEGKTL; this comes from the coding sequence ATGAAACACACCCTCACCAAACGGAAAAGCTGGAAGGCGATGCTGAAGGCGGCGGCGGGGCCAGTAAAATTGCCGGTGGCACATGACGCGCTCACAGCGCGCCTGATCGAGCTTGCCGGATTCGATGCTTACCAGATCGGCGGGTACGCTCTTTCAGGTGCCACACATGCCATTCCGGATATAGACCTTGAAAAATTCGGCGAAAAAAAATTCTCAGCAGAATGGATCATGCAGGCCTCGCCCTTGCCCGTACTGGTAGACATTGATGACGGGTACGGCGATGTAAAGAATGTAACCCGTACTGTACAGGAATACATCCGCCTGGGGGCTTCAGCCATGTTTATGGAAGACCAGCAGCCGCCGAAGAAATGCGGGCATATGGACGACAAAAAAGTGGTCGACGAACAAGTTATGCTGCAAAAGATCAGGGCCGCGGTTTCCGCCCGTGACGGCCACGATTTTTTTATTCTGGCGCGCACCGACGCCATTGACCCGGAAGGGATCGACAACGCTATTGTGCGCGCCAAAGCTTACCTGGATGCCGGTGCCGACGGCGTGTACCTGGAAGGGCCAAAGACCCTGGAAGACCTGGAAAAGATCGGGAAAGCATTAAACGACGTTCCGCTGGCGACCAGTATCTTGGAAAATGGCGGCAAGACACCTTGGTGTTCGCCAAAGGACTTGGGTGACATGGGCTATAGCATGATCCTATACCCGACTACCGTGATCTTCCAGGTGACAAAAACTATTGGCAAGGCGCTCCACCATTTAAAAGAAGGCAAACCGATGGGGCCATCTCAGGGCGTGGATATGCACCAGTTCATGGAGATCGTAGATCTGCCTTACTGGCAGGATATTGAAGAAAAATTTGAAGGAAAAACGTTATGA
- a CDS encoding SDR family oxidoreductase: MITKEKTPKKQNRQPGIEAKMNPAPEYIKDNYKPAGKLLDKVALITGGDSGIGRAVSVHFAEEGADIVIVYLNEDADAKATSDLVEAAGRKCLLIKGDVKDADFCKNAVEQTVKTYGKLNILVNNAGMQFPEKDVKNITEEQLDITFKTNIYAYFYFAEAAVEHMGAGDCIINTTSVTAYRSSPSLIDYSSTKGAITTFTRSLATNLVDKQIRVNAVAPGPVWTPLIVSTFDEEKIKSFGSETAMKRAGQPSELGPAYVFLASDDASFITGQVIHVNGGEVVNG; this comes from the coding sequence ATGATCACAAAGGAAAAAACTCCGAAAAAACAAAACCGGCAGCCAGGCATCGAGGCTAAAATGAACCCGGCCCCGGAATACATCAAAGATAACTATAAACCTGCAGGCAAGTTGCTGGACAAAGTCGCGCTGATCACCGGCGGCGATAGTGGGATCGGCAGGGCGGTCAGTGTACATTTTGCGGAAGAGGGTGCAGATATCGTCATTGTTTACCTGAATGAGGATGCAGATGCCAAAGCAACAAGCGACCTGGTTGAAGCAGCCGGAAGAAAATGCCTCCTCATAAAAGGTGATGTCAAGGATGCGGATTTTTGCAAAAACGCAGTGGAGCAAACCGTGAAAACCTATGGCAAACTCAACATACTGGTTAATAATGCCGGCATGCAGTTCCCCGAAAAAGATGTAAAAAACATCACTGAAGAACAACTGGACATCACCTTTAAAACGAATATCTACGCCTATTTCTATTTTGCTGAAGCAGCTGTCGAACACATGGGTGCCGGTGATTGCATTATCAATACGACCTCGGTTACTGCCTATCGTTCCTCTCCTTCGCTGATCGACTATTCATCGACCAAAGGTGCCATCACTACATTTACGCGGTCACTGGCCACTAACCTGGTCGATAAGCAAATACGGGTCAATGCGGTTGCCCCCGGCCCGGTTTGGACGCCGTTGATCGTTTCGACCTTCGATGAGGAGAAGATCAAATCATTCGGCAGCGAAACGGCCATGAAACGCGCTGGCCAACCCTCGGAGCTGGGGCCGGCTTACGTATTTCTAGCCTCCGATGACGCCTCGTTCATTACCGGGCAGGTCATTCATGTCAACGGCGGGGAAGTGGTGAACGGATAA
- a CDS encoding SDR family NAD(P)-dependent oxidoreductase, which produces MENQQKTVLITGGTSGIGKELAKLFAQDNYNLIIVARDQQELESTAAELGSSGINVETIAKDLSNIDEAFALCQEIGDRKIDVLVNDAGQGVYGLFKDNDIERELDIVHLNICATVILTKYFVQQMVSRGQGRILNLGSVAGKLPGPWQAVYHATKAFVLSFTTAVREEVKDSGVTLTALMPGVTDTDFFNKAGMNESKVVQDKEAMADPADVAKAGYEALMAGDDRVIAGFKNKLEVNAANLMPDSAVAHNLYEQQKPVEHE; this is translated from the coding sequence ATGGAAAATCAACAGAAAACAGTACTGATCACCGGCGGCACCAGCGGGATCGGCAAAGAACTGGCGAAACTGTTCGCACAGGACAACTATAACCTTATTATCGTGGCGCGCGATCAACAGGAACTGGAAAGCACTGCGGCAGAACTCGGTTCATCAGGTATTAATGTAGAAACCATTGCCAAAGACCTTTCCAATATAGATGAAGCTTTCGCACTTTGCCAGGAGATCGGCGACCGGAAGATCGATGTACTGGTCAATGATGCAGGCCAGGGCGTTTACGGCCTTTTCAAGGACAACGATATTGAACGCGAACTGGACATTGTCCACCTGAACATCTGCGCGACGGTGATCCTGACCAAATATTTCGTGCAGCAAATGGTCAGCCGCGGTCAAGGACGCATCCTGAACCTCGGCTCGGTAGCGGGCAAATTGCCCGGTCCATGGCAGGCGGTCTATCATGCGACCAAGGCCTTCGTCTTATCCTTTACTACCGCGGTGCGCGAAGAAGTTAAAGATTCCGGCGTTACCTTGACCGCCTTAATGCCGGGCGTGACCGATACCGATTTCTTTAACAAAGCCGGGATGAATGAAAGCAAAGTGGTGCAGGATAAAGAAGCCATGGCTGATCCGGCGGATGTGGCCAAAGCGGGTTATGAAGCGCTGATGGCCGGGGATGACCGGGTGATCGCGGGCTTTAAGAATAAACTGGAAGTGAATGCCGCTAACCTGATGCCGGACAGTGCTGTGGCGCATAACCTTTATGAACAGCAAAAACCCGTCGAACACGAATAA
- a CDS encoding cupin: MEAKTVGIEQIKVQDDGTFPNSRFPALLYKDVLDIPVLFKAAHVKNQFEKNGWSNSWDAGIFEYHHYHSVTHEVLGVYKGQTTLQLGGPNGQKVFIEKADVLVIPAGVAHKNLGDESGVSVVGAYFGGRDYDMNYGRPGERPATDENIKKVPVPANDPVYGRDKGLFKIWK, encoded by the coding sequence ATGGAAGCAAAAACTGTAGGTATTGAACAGATCAAAGTGCAGGATGACGGCACCTTCCCGAACAGCCGATTTCCCGCGCTGCTGTATAAGGATGTATTGGATATTCCGGTACTTTTCAAAGCTGCCCATGTAAAAAACCAGTTCGAGAAAAACGGTTGGTCGAACAGCTGGGATGCTGGCATCTTTGAATATCATCATTACCATAGCGTCACCCATGAAGTGCTCGGGGTTTACAAAGGTCAGACCACGCTGCAGCTCGGTGGTCCGAATGGGCAAAAAGTATTCATCGAAAAAGCCGACGTACTGGTCATACCGGCGGGTGTGGCTCATAAAAATCTGGGAGACGAAAGCGGAGTCAGCGTAGTAGGCGCGTATTTCGGCGGGCGGGACTATGACATGAATTACGGTAGGCCCGGCGAAAGGCCGGCTACTGATGAGAATATCAAAAAAGTCCCGGTCCCGGCAAATGATCCGGTATACGGACGAGATAAGGGGCTCTTTAAAATTTGGAAATAA
- a CDS encoding DUF6496 domain-containing protein, translated as MAKNSAKTHDKVHKALHEEKEGTLKSGSGKKVTSRKQAIAIGLSEARKEGDKAPKKKS; from the coding sequence ATGGCAAAGAATTCAGCAAAGACACATGACAAGGTTCATAAGGCTTTACACGAAGAAAAAGAAGGTACGCTGAAAAGCGGAAGCGGTAAAAAAGTAACCTCAAGAAAGCAAGCGATCGCCATCGGCTTGTCCGAAGCGCGCAAAGAAGGTGATAAAGCCCCGAAGAAAAAATCTTAA